The Dreissena polymorpha isolate Duluth1 chromosome 8, UMN_Dpol_1.0, whole genome shotgun sequence genome includes the window tatatataatatacacatatatatcaGTGAgtagtgttatatttaataaaattttgtTGTAAGTCTATAAGTCTATAGAAGAAATAGTAATATAGcaacatattattttaagtttcTGTTTTGTTTGATAAATTCTCGATATTCAGGAAGATATCATGATCGACAGCGCATATCGCCCAACGCAGCAAAGCCGCGGAGGGAGACCACGTCCGGTtattgtaaaatttcaatataataaacaaagGGAGATGGTCCGGAAATTATCATTTGAGGCCGAAAAGCAACAAACCCTGAAGCAACAGAACATCGGCATTGGTGTGCAGCTACCGAAGGAAGTTCGAGAATCCCGAAAGCCGCTGTATGACGTCATGCGCCAAGCAATAAACTCCGGAAAAGACGCGAGGTTCGTTGGGAAAGATCTACAGATAAATGGCCAGATCTACAAGGCTGGAAACCAGGAGCGATCGGCTAACCAATAGGAGGGTCAAGAGCAGTCCCTTAACATTGCTGCGTGGAACGTGAAGGGTCTAAAACGGAAGTTAGGGGACGAGGAGTATATTAATTACATAAACTCGTATGATATTGTGTTCCTATGTGAAACCTGGATACGAACTGACGCTTGCTTAATTTAGATATCAATGGTTGTACAAGTGAACATATCTTTGGACAAAAATCAAAGCAGAAAAGGTTAGGAAGATGTAGTGGAGGTATTTCTCTTTACCATAAAAACTATCTTAAAGATAAAATtcatattgttgaaaaaaaatataaatggataaaattagataaaaatgttttttctcaCAACACAGATGTATATTTGTGCCATGAATATAGGTCACCAAATGTAGGAAAATGTTTTCGAGCAGAAACCGATGACTTCGATTTTTTTTGAATATTTAGAATCTTCTATTTTAAAGTATGATAATTTAGGATATGTATTTATCACAGGCGACATGAACAGTAGAGCATCTAATGACTGTAACTATATTTTGTTCGACAAATATCTAGATGAGAACCAgccatttgtttgtaaacataatAGTATTCAACGGCGTAGTAGTGAAGACCCAGTCATTGATGCGTATGGTAAACAATTGTTACAGCTATGTTGTGCTACGGGATTTGTAATAGCCAATTGGCGCTTAGGTAACGATAAAACAGGAGAGTTCACTTTTTGTTACTCAAGGGGTGTAGTTGACTATCTTTAACTAAAATACGAAACGTTTCAGCTGATCGAAAACTTTTCAATTAATGAACACAATGAATTTTCAGACCATGCTTGTTTATCGTTTACAAAGGCATTATAGTAAAAACATACCCTGATCCACCCACACACAAGTGGAACGAgccatacacatgtatattgcgTTCGACATCGATAAGATTGATTGGTTCCGACAAGAGTTATCCCTCAAATTAGAACCTTTGCAACCGGTCATCTCGCCGGAGAGCAACGATGATATGTCAGATATGACGAACACATTCACACAAACAACATCATTTGTAGCAATGTTCGTATTCGGTAAATATAAAAAGATGCCTAAAACTAGTAGTTACAAAACCCGCAAAACTAACAAACCATAGTTTAACGAACAATGTGCCAAGGACAAAAatgactttaaaacaaaaatgaataattataacCGTAACAGATCAGCGGAAAATAGGATCTCGTTTTCCAAAGCAAGAACAAAGTATAATAACAGtaagaaaaaaacattgtttgcttACAGGTACAAAGAAGGACAGCGCTTGGATAAAATGGCATCATTAAACCCACGTAAATTTTGGAAAACAGTCAAAAGTAAAAACAAGAAAGGAGACCTTGATACGAAATCTTTACATGCGAATGATCtgtttgaacatttcaaaacattattcgataataaaaatgaaaatcacACTCACATAAGTGACGGTTCAACTATAAGCGATCACTTATTAGATTCTGATATTTCTGAGATTGAGATAAAAAAAGCTATTAATCAGCAAAATAACAGCAAAAGCCCCGGTCCTGATCAGGTCCAATCAGAGCTATTTAAACACACTGCCGATATAATTATaccatttcttaaatatatttacaatcgTGTATTCAAAACGCATGAATATCCACATGAATGTGGAAAGGAAATTGTCACTCCGATATATAAACAAGGGGATGCAAAACGATGCAAAAAAATTATAGAGGAATAACACTTACCAACATCATTGCAAAAATGTTTTCccaaatataattgaaaatggTTAAAAGAATGGTCAAATTACAATCAAAAAATTACCCCGAATCAATTTGGATTccaaaaaggaaaatcaatatcccactgtatttttattttgcaatcaattataacaaaaatgttgagTGAAAAAGACAAACTGTATTGCGTCTTAATagattttcaacagttttttgaCCGCATAGACCATGAGCTCCTGTGGCACAAATTGATGAAGGAAAAAGTGAGTAATCATTTTATCGAGTCCCTGAAAGCTATGTACAATACTGTCAAGCTGTGTGTAAAATTTAATGCACAGTTGTCTCCCTCCTTGAGTTATAACTCCGGCGTAAAACAAGGAGACCCGAGCTCTCATCTATTAGCAATGTTTTTTCTCAATGATTTGATTGACAATATAACTTCAGACAGACTTATAACCTTAGAAAATATTAGGCTATTTCTAATATTATACGCTGATGCCATGATATTGTTTGCCAAATCACCAGAATGTTACAAGAAGTCGTAATGTTAAAAGAAGTCGAGAATTAGGCAAGCCGTTCAAAAGCGTTTACAACataataatttaagttcaatGTAGACAAAGTTCGCAACGGGAGAGAGATTAATCAAAAAGTGGATTATTCAGCGCAGTTAAGAATCCATTGACAGTGGCTGCGAATAAAATACTGTCATAAAGTTTCTTTCAGTCCAAAAAAGTTTGAGGAGTTTTAAACTACTCAGTTCTACACTTTCGAGAAGTTTTTTTAACACGTTGTTTTGTTAGTCACTTGATATTCTAGAATGTCCGAAGCTTGATAATCATTCTATGATTTAGGTTTGACGTTTCGTTTATTTCTTGCTGGTGTTAATATCATGACAAGGTATATATGGTCGGCACACACTACCCACCCGACTACTTTGTATACGAAGGTTTGTCGACACGCATTGCGTATATCATGTGGCTTTTTAGTTTTCTGAGAATGGATGAAACACAGCCAGCCTTCATCACTTTATCCTAACCCCATGTTCGCTTGTTATTTTGTTGCACTAGTGTTTCTTATCCGCAGAgtaaacaattaataattaattgtgAATTATTATTAAAGGCAATTGGTTATTTCCCTCGATCGAGTGAAAGACACGCGGGAAGAATTTATCTCTTTATAATATTTCCACAGTTTCACTCTTTCTTTATATTTGTGACATTTGCTTAAATAGATAATTTTCTGGTGGCTCTAACGATTTATTTAAGTGTTAATTCATGGATCTCTAATATTAATAACGTTTGTCActtctaattttattttttgtttgttatgcaAAATGGGATCTTTTTTTTACCATCGCTTTTAAAAACTAAACTTTTTAACTATATTTTCCGCCTCAATCGTGATACATTGACTCTCTCCGGATTCTCCGCTGATTggtgcaataaatcgtctgctgatccagtgTGCTGGAGCCTTTCTAGTTGGGGGGTGGTCACTCTCTTACACTGCCGTTCATGTATGttggcacgaacgacaactctgctaggagaatggggGTGGTATGTCTTAAGTTAGTGTCGCATAGCCTCCTGTCGCGGGTAGTCGAAAACAAAAGTTGTCGtaatgaaaatttgcaaaactTGTGGAGAAGGGTCTATAATTGAAGAAACTGAAGATGGGAAGACATTTTCTGTTTGTACCGACTGCGGCACACTAGATAATGAAACACCAGAACTAACATCAGAACAGCAGTTTAGAGTAAGAATCATAGACGAATAATTTTGGGATGTGATAATTCGGATATAGAAAAGTTATTATCAGGACGCTGTGCCCTGTTTGCCTTCGTCCGCCTTGATGCCCCTTTTGACTAGTTAATTATTAGAATAATTATATGAAAGTCTTGagtctgacaagctttcatttattcaaaactgcacccgcagccgagcgtggcacctgttatgcggtgctcttgttttagtaAACTCATGCCAGTTTTTGGTAAACTTGTACCTACCCGAAGTCAACTGGTACAAGATAAACATAAATTGGTCCATGATGGTCATTTAATTTATAAGTCTTAATAATAGAAATGAggtcatttttaatttgttaagagttgactgtaaaccttaCTGATATGGTTTTAGTAAATTCTTTAAAGATTATTGATTTGTTGCTCTTACAAAATTTGAGATTTTATTCCATGTAATTTTGAACTTCATATTGTAACCCAGAGTTCAGGGGGAAgattaaaactatatatatatatatatatgttttttaaatatttaattagttcaccataaataataaatataaactgaTACTGCAGTACATCTTGAAGGAAGAGATTCCGCAATCTGGAAATAATGATAATGCATTCATTATTTAAAAGAATGCATAATATACAACTAGATAAAACAGGAATGCCAATTATTCACAGCCATTTggtgttgtctgtccgtctgtctttccgtccgtctgtccggcaattttgtgtccggagccatatcttggaagtgctatggcggatttcattgaaacttggtatgagtatatatatgaattagaggatgatgcacctCTAACGGCATTGTAAGCCATTAAATaatcacagagttatggccctttgtatcttgaaaaattgctttttttctgtgtccggagccatatcttggaagtgcttttacagatttcattgaaacttggtaggagtatatatatatatatatatatatggataagaggataatgcacgttggcgttgtccatccgtccagacaactttttgtgtccagaagtatattggtgAGGGATATTAATTCAACAAATATGCTTGTTCAATCTAGTGGCCATGTTAACATTAACATAGCAGATATGGAAAAATACAATTTCACATAAAATGCAtcttctttaaatataaacattacagaACATGCAACAGAAAATTACACTACACAGAAATACATAAAACAGATAACATTTGCAATGAACATCATTACATAGTCACGTACACAAATCATACAGCTCACTTACCAAAATGTGGTTCTGAATACTAAATCTTCACTCACACAATCATGTCTCGTTTGTTCATTGGCGAAACTGTAAGTGGATAACATGAACAGTGCAGACAAAGAATagtgataaaatgttaaaatagcaACTATACCGAAGTTCGAACACTACAACTTTAAGTCGAAGAATAAgagaattacatgtatatgaaatacgGGCAAACTGTGACAAATGAACCGAGCAAGTAGACAAATACTTGAACATACCTTTTTAAGAAAGAAGATAAAACTAACAAATGCTGTACGTGAAATAAGAATGTGTCTTCCCGCTCTGAACTCCGTGGTCAATGTGATTTATACATCACTAAAGTCCTCAAGGATAACTCCTTGAGGATACCTACATAAGTTATTAACCAATCAAATTTAAACTAACAACAAATTTAAACTAACAATAGAAATGATTACAAGAGCGTAGAAACCGGTCTCGTATAATTTAAAGGTGAAGTGGACTCGACCGACATAATTATTCTGAAGTATGGTAAAATATGATATGGGCACAATATCATATGCATtcagttttaaattgtgtttgttttttcacatTTAATTGTTTTCACACCTGTAATGTTTTGCAGGGAACAACTATAACTGATGGCAATTTTTCCGGACTGAAGAACGGTTGCAAACGTTTCAACCGGAAACAGAAAGGATTTGAAAAATGGCATACAGATGGAAAATTACTAATAGCAAAGGTTGGGGCACAGATGAAACTAAATGAAAACATGATTGAAGGTGCCCAAGGCCATTTTGAGCTTGTATTCAATGATCTATTTAGAACGAGTACAAACTATAAACAAGCAATGTGTATTGCATGTCTCTTTGTTGAAACCAGAAACTCAGGGCGGGCAATTAGACTCATTGACCTGTGTAACTGTCTGAATGAGGCAAATCTACTGAGCAAATGTAGTAAGGCTGTGTATTACTTGAGGTCTATTCGCAATGTTCAAATTAAAGAACCATCTGTTGATGACAAAGTTGAACATTTTTTACAAGGTGTTGGAATGGACCAAGGTATAATAGAATTAACAAAGCAAGTTATGGATGTTGTTGTTGACGGATTTCTTTCAGAAGGGCGAAGTATACATCTAACTGTGATATGTGCAGGATATTTTGCTTGGCATGCAAGAACTACTGGGAGTCTACTTTCTAAGACTTTCAAGAAGTACTGTGATAAATTTGGCTTCACAAACTCAACTTATCTTAACGAAAGAAAACAAGAAGTAAAACATTTTCTGGTTTCCTTGGCAAAAGAACTACCATGGATGTCAAATAAAGACAAAATTCGTGCTAGTGATCATATCAATGACATTATAAAGAATAAATCATATCTTTTGGTTAAAGCCAAGCTAACCAAAACAGAAGTTATCAAAAGGAAACTGGAAACAGATgtgaataatacaaatataattgatCCAACAGTTGGCAGTCAGAGTGCCATTGATGTAGGCAGTGATACAAATAAAAGTAGTGTTGTCCAAAGAGCTGCAAAAAAGAGGAAATACATGGAGAGCCAGATTGAACAGCCATCTATGGTCTTTAGAAATTGCCCAAGAACTGCACAATCAAGACATAGCAGGAGATCACATGATGGTCATCCAGACAAAGATTCAGGTGATCAGTTGACGAGTTGTGTGCCTGAAAATGGGTGTAATGATTCGGAGGAGATAGATTTGGGAAGTGATGATGACACAGATATTTATATACTCAATCCTGATGAGGTCCTACAGCGCAAAGAAGCATTGAACAAATTTGAGTTTAAGTGAACCTTTGTCAGTTATATTCAGAGTAATGCAGGACAAACATCAATTTATAACTAATCTAATACTAAATAGTAATAAAAAtgacctttttatgccccctttcgaagaaaagggggtatattatagttttcgcactgtcagtctgtctgtcacacttttcgtgtccgctctctaattcaaatagttttcatgctatctttaccaaacttggtcagaagttgtatgtagacaatatctaggtcaagttcgagaatgggtcatgccgggtcaagaactaggtcacggggtcgaaaaaacaaatcgaagggaagtaataagctttaaatggacataattatctgacctgccaaatgatatattcttgttaaataaatcaaagcggtgtttctgacaaacacatcatggtaaaaggtcaaggtcatccttcaaggtctaaggtcaaaaatacaaatccaagggaagtaataagctttaaagggagataattattcaatattgaacatagcaacttgatatttggcattcatttgtatctcacggagctacacattttgagtggtgaatctaaagtcacggtagtggcttttaattatttgctactaaaaatagatagtggcttttaattatttgctacttaaaatagacatttgttagagacaattattttcaagggaagtaatttatataattataaatatcatattatatatttccttaccaagaatttaagttcttttcacagttactgtacagattttttactttgattatttataattcaaatgattgatttgtcaaagtttttttaaaatgatattatcaTTTCTTTGTACTactttgtgaatggtagggttcattacatacctgtggacttatgtccatagatacatgatgaactctggctatgctctctttgataaaccacaagCCTTgattgtcagtgatgtctgacttggtcatttttgactgtctacagacccccccccccggtagattggacaaaatccaagggaagtaataagctttagaGGGAGATGatttataaacctgccaaatgataaatagaaattttatttcaaagcgaggcagtagggggcattatgtttctgacgaacacatatcttgttgtgTATGAAGTGACTAAATGTACTACTAAGATAAGGTCTTGTTATTTGTTACATATTCACGGACACAAttacttttaatatttatgtcaagTATTTGTCTACCACTCCTTCGAAGAAAAGGGTGTATATTTGTTTGCATCTGTTGGACAATCGGTCATAAGAAAATTTTGtttccaaacaatatctttaGAGCCCTTATGCATACCATCATCAAAATTGTTCAGAATTGAAGCTTACGAGGACATGTAACTAGAAATTTAAGAGGTTCACCATTTTTAACTCTTATCCATAAATACTGGATAAAATATGGTATATAACCGAATAAGTGATACTGTATGTGTTTGATTTGCATGATTATTGCTCTTTTCTGTGAATGTTAATaagttatttacaattaaatagtTTTGTCGTAAATTGTAGTTTTGTTGTATACTTTAAAAACAAAGATATCTTATAACCAGCCACATATGCTCATCTTTTGTTTTGTTAGTATTAAATGCGATCTAATTATTTCTTATGATTTTAATCTCGCATTTTGCctttattaatttgttat containing:
- the LOC127842761 gene encoding transcription factor IIIB 50 kDa subunit-like, yielding MKICKTCGEGSIIEETEDGKTFSVCTDCGTLDNETPELTSEQQFRGTTITDGNFSGLKNGCKRFNRKQKGFEKWHTDGKLLIAKVGAQMKLNENMIEGAQGHFELVFNDLFRTSTNYKQAMCIACLFVETRNSGRAIRLIDLCNCLNEANLLSKCSKAVYYLRSIRNVQIKEPSVDDKVEHFLQGVGMDQGIIELTKQVMDVVVDGFLSEGRSIHLTVICAGYFAWHARTTGSLLSKTFKKYCDKFGFTNSTYLNERKQEVKHFLVSLAKELPWMSNKDKIRASDHINDIIKNKSYLLVKAKLTKTEVIKRKLETDVNNTNIIDPTVGSQSAIDVGSDTNKSSVVQRAAKKRKYMESQIEQPSMVFRNCPRTAQSRHSRRSHDGHPDKDSGDQLTSCVPENGCNDSEEIDLGSDDDTDIYILNPDEVLQRKEALNKFEFK